The Mustela nigripes isolate SB6536 chromosome 4, MUSNIG.SB6536, whole genome shotgun sequence genome includes a window with the following:
- the FBXL15 gene encoding F-box/LRR-repeat protein 15, whose protein sequence is MEPPMEPSGGEQEPGAVRLLDLPWEDVLLPHVLSRVPLRQLLRLQRVSRAFRALVQLHLAGLRRFDAAQVGPQIPRAALAWLLRDAEGLQELALAPCHEWLSDEDLVPVLTRNPQLRSVALAGCGQLSRRALGALAEGCPRLQRLSLAHCDWVDGLALRGLADRCPALEELDLTACRQLKDEAIVYLAQRRGAGLRSLSLAVNANVGDAAVQELARNCPELEHLDLTGCLRVGSDGVRTLAEYCPALRSLRVRHCHHVAEPSLSRLRKRGVDIDVEPPLHQALVLLQDMAGFAPFVNLQV, encoded by the exons ATGGAGCCACCGATGGAGCCGTCCGGAGGGGAGCAAGAGCCCGGAGCCGTCAG GCTCCTGGACCTGCCTTGGGAAGACGTGCTGCTCCCACACGTTCTGAGCCGGGTGCCGCTACGCCAGCTGCTCCGGTTGCAGCGCGTCAGCCGAGCCTTCCGGGCGCTAGTGCAGCTGCACCTGGCGGGGCTGCGCCGCTTCGACGCCGCTCAG GTGGGTCCGCAGATTCCGCGGGCCGCCTTGGCCTGGCTGCTGCGGGACGCTGAGGGGCTGCAGGAGCTGGCGCTGGCGCCGTGTCACGAATGGCTGTCGGACGAGGATCTGGTGCCTGTGCTGACGCGGAATCCGCAGCTGCGGAGCGTGGCGCTGGCCGGCTGCGGGCAACTGAGCCGCCGCGCGCTGGGGGCGCTGGCGGAGGGCTGCCCCCGCCTGCAGCGCCTTTCGCTCGCGCACTGTGACTGGGTAGATGGCCTGGCGCTGCGCGGCCTCGCCGACCGCTGTCCGGCCCTTGAGGAGCTGGACCTCACCGCCTGCCGTCAGCTCAAGGATGAGGCCATCGTATACCTGGCGCAGAGGCGCGGCGCGGGCCTCCGCAGCCTCTCGCTGGCAGTCAACGCCAATGTGGGGGACGCCGCGGTCCAGGAGTTGGCCCGGAACTGCCCGGAACTCGAGCACCTCGACCTAACCGGCTGCCTCCGCGTCGGAAGCGACGGCGTCAG GACGCTGGCCGAGTACTGCCCCGCGCTGCGCTCGCTGCGGGTGCGGCACTGCCACCATGTGGCCGAGCCCAGCCTGAGCCGCTTGCGGAAGCGCGGCGTGGACATCGACGTGGAGCCGCCGCTGCATCAGGCGCTGGTGCTGCTGCAGGACATGGCAGGCTTTGCACCCTTTGTCAACCTGCAGGTCTGA
- the CUEDC2 gene encoding CUE domain-containing protein 2 — protein MELERIVSAALLAFVQTHLPEADLSGLDEVIFSYVLGVLEDLGPSGPSEENFDMEAFTEMMEAYVPGFAHIPRGTVGDMMQKLSGQLSGARNKENLQPQSSEVQGQMPVSPEPLQRPEKLKEETRASPTASGDTQDEAAGAEEELLPGVDVLLEVFPTCSVEQAQWVLAKARGDLEEAVQMLVEGKEEGPPAWDGPNQDLPRRLRGPQKDELKSFILQKYMMVDSAEDQKIHRPMAPREAPKKLIRYIDNQVVSTKGERFKDVRNPEAEEMKATYINLKPARKYRFH, from the exons atgGAGCTGGAGAGGATTGTCAGTGCAGCCCTCCTTGCCTTTGTCCAGACGCACCTCCCAGAGGCTGACCTCAG CGGCTTGGATGAAGTCATCTTCTCCTATGTGCTTGGGGTCCTGGAGGATCTGGGCCCCTCAGGGCCATCAGAGGAGAACTTCGATATGGAGGCCTTCACTGAGATGATGGAGGCCTATGTGCCTGGCTTTGCCCACATTCCAAG GGGGACAGTAGGGGACATGATGCAGAAGCTCTCAGGGCAGTTAAGTGGCGCCAGGAACAAAG AGAACCTGCAACCACAGAGCTCTGAGGTCCAAGGTCAGATGCCTGTCTCCCCAGAGCCCCTGCAGCGGCCTGAAAAGCTCAAAGAAGAGACTAGGGCTTCTCCTACAGCTTCTGGAGACACCCAGGATGAG GCAGCTGGTGCTGAGGAGGAGCTGCTGCCAGGGGTGGATGTCCTCCTGGAGGTGTTCCCTACCTGTTCAGTGGAGCAGGCCCAGTGGGTGCTGGCCAAAGCTCGGGGAGACTTGGAAGAAGCTGTGCAGATGCTTgtagaggggaaggaggaggggcctCCAGCCTGGGACGGCCCCAACCAG GACCTGCCCAGGCGCCTCAGAGGCCCCCAAAAGGATGAACTGAAGTCCTTCATCCTGCAGAA GTACATGATGGTGGATAGCGCAGAGGATCAGAAGATTCACCGGCCCATGGCTCCCAGGGAG GCCCCCAAGAAGCTGATCCGCTACATTGACAACCAGGTAGTAAGTACCAAGGGGGAGCGATTCAAAGACGTGCGGAACCCTGAGGCCGAGGAGATGAAGGCCACATACATCAACCTCAAACCTGCCAGAAAGTACCGCTTCCACTGA
- the C4H10orf95 gene encoding uncharacterized protein C10orf95 homolog — MYSYSCLASKEGAWPPLQPLTYTYLPSPLLLPPIHAHSFYSWPPSLSTGEWPAPREYHCFHRPGAPLAAALPSWAFQQAYAAALLPPFPAPGYLGPSLQGPAGEETAAAPRWAQWPEGGSLQAELRWGRVERALGPRLELPDVVRRELRRVYGTYPRTDVRVTYRGGEFLLQATPRVPEPEYRVQRRVLRPPASSGSADSSPAAEVAERGRGRKRKGRS; from the coding sequence ATGTATTCGTACAGCTGCCTGGCATCCAAGGAGGGCGCCTGGCCTCCGCTGCAGCCCCTCACCTACACCTACCTGCCCagccctctgctgctgccccccaTCCACGCCCATAGCTTCTACAGCTGGCCCCCAAGCCTGAGCACAGGCGAGTGGCCGGCTCCGCGGGAATACCACTGCTTCCACCGCCCAGGCGCGCCCCTGGCGGCCGCGCTGCCCTCGTGGGCCTTCCAGCAGGCCTACGCCGCAGCCCTGCTCCCGCCTTTCCCGGCGCCCGGCTACCTGGGGCCATCTCTACAAGGGCCCGCGGGGGAGGAGACGGCGGCTGCCCCGCGCTGGGCACAGTGGCCCGAAGGCGGCAGCCTGCAGGCGGAACTGCGTTGGGGCCGCGTGGAGCGCGCGCTGGGCCCGCGCCTAGAATTGCCGGACGTGGTGCGCCGGGAACTCCGGCGCGTGTACGGCACGTACCCGCGCACCGACGTGCGCGTCACCTACCGCGGCGGCGAGTTCCTGCTTCAGGCCACGCCGCGCGTCCCCGAGCCCGAGTACCGTGTGCAGAGGCGCGTGCTGCGGCCGCCCGCCAGCAGCGGCAGCGCCGACAGCAGCCCGGCCGCGGAAGTGGCAGAACGTGGACgcgggaggaagaggaaaggccGGAGCTGA